In Bdellovibrio bacteriovorus, a single window of DNA contains:
- a CDS encoding cytochrome c biogenesis protein ResB translates to MELAVLIIASIAVLIAIGTVVESKYDAWTAKNLVYASVWMYIAMGALVISLIAVIIDRWPWKPRHASFIFAHVGIIILIYGSLLTQLFGVDGTVRLSKTDGPVKEVTVQDTDLVVYRSPDGSDYEKIYTEEVNFLKNPVTTDKPVLIKSRDLNFEILESIPYSVPKLQVEASPQPQSGAAVRFQLANPNVSQVDWLVQRNVFEKVEAQVGPVLITLGGLWDRNPTINEIRFNITEKGSLNYALYGKDETKPFKQGTAKEGDLVETGWMGLQLRILRYLPKAVQKYDVTRLDHPVPGSSPSLRVRYNGQESYLFLNDYVKVFTENRVYLVSYQNRRLPLGFEISLDEFKKTDYPGTMRAMAYQSAVHYDGGNKALISMNEPLKYKKFYIYQASFEEGPSGIVKASVLSVNQDPGRIWKYSGSAMMCLGIVLLFYFRRKKVS, encoded by the coding sequence ATGGAGCTTGCAGTTTTAATCATTGCCTCCATCGCCGTGTTGATTGCGATCGGCACTGTCGTTGAGTCGAAGTACGATGCGTGGACGGCGAAGAACTTAGTTTATGCTTCCGTCTGGATGTATATTGCTATGGGCGCTTTGGTGATAAGCCTTATCGCCGTGATTATCGACCGTTGGCCGTGGAAGCCCCGTCACGCCTCTTTTATCTTTGCTCACGTCGGAATCATCATCTTGATTTATGGCTCTTTACTGACCCAGCTTTTTGGAGTTGATGGCACCGTTCGTCTTTCAAAGACAGACGGCCCCGTAAAAGAAGTGACTGTGCAGGACACAGACCTCGTGGTCTATCGCTCCCCTGACGGTTCAGATTATGAAAAGATCTATACCGAGGAAGTGAACTTCTTAAAAAATCCGGTCACGACGGATAAGCCGGTTTTAATTAAGAGCCGCGATCTTAATTTTGAGATTCTAGAATCCATTCCCTATTCTGTTCCCAAACTTCAGGTGGAAGCCTCGCCTCAACCTCAAAGTGGTGCGGCGGTTCGATTTCAGTTGGCAAATCCCAACGTCAGTCAAGTGGACTGGCTAGTTCAAAGAAATGTTTTCGAAAAAGTAGAAGCTCAAGTGGGTCCCGTCTTAATTACGCTGGGAGGACTCTGGGATCGCAACCCCACCATCAACGAGATTCGCTTCAATATCACTGAAAAAGGCTCTTTGAACTACGCGCTTTATGGAAAAGATGAAACAAAACCTTTTAAACAAGGTACTGCTAAAGAAGGGGATCTGGTTGAAACCGGATGGATGGGATTGCAACTTCGCATCCTTCGCTATTTACCTAAAGCTGTGCAAAAATATGATGTGACTCGATTGGATCATCCTGTCCCTGGAAGCTCCCCTTCACTTCGCGTCCGCTACAACGGACAAGAAAGTTATTTGTTCTTAAATGATTACGTCAAAGTCTTCACTGAAAATCGCGTTTATTTGGTTTCCTATCAAAATCGTCGATTGCCTTTAGGTTTTGAAATCTCACTCGACGAATTTAAGAAAACCGATTATCCGGGCACGATGAGAGCGATGGCTTATCAAAGTGCTGTTCATTATGATGGTGGAAATAAGGCGCTTATTTCAATGAATGAGCCTTTGAAGTATAAAAAGTTTTATATTTATCAGGCAAGTTTTGAGGAAGGGCCGAGTGGGATTGTGAAGGCTTCTGTTTTGTCTGTGAATCAAGATCCTGGGCGCATCTGGAAATATTCGGGTTCAGCTATGATGTGCTTAGGAATTGTGCTGTTATTTTACTTTCGTCGAAAGAAAGTCTCGTAA
- a CDS encoding ammonia-forming cytochrome c nitrite reductase subunit c552, translated as MTKSKGIFLAVGGAAIATVLLTALLVNIFERKTEAKNVFYRVVEITDDMDDPAIWGKNFPHQYDSYLRTADMRRTKYGGSEAFPHVPTELDPRDTVSQQKLDEDPRLKIMWAGYAFSKDFREERGHAYMLSDQIFTERQNVTKQPGTCLNCHASTYVLYKKLGDGDITKGFEEMNKIPYKEIVHSVNHPVSCIDCHDPSTMSLRVTRPAFIEGIRAFKATQGIKEYDVNKMATRQEMRTFVCGQCHVEYYFKGADKRLTYPWADGLKADQILEYYKKDGHKDWVHAETGASVLKAQHPEFEMFNQGTHARAGVACVDCHMPYERVGAMKITNHHVQSPLLNINKACQTCHNVPEGELKARAETIQDRHMELRNIAFDALVDYIKDLKEFKDIDLTKTPNKKLADARDLQKQAQFLFDFVEAENSSGFHAPQESARVLGLSIEKVREGQKLVAELRRELKTAK; from the coding sequence ATGACAAAATCAAAAGGGATTTTTCTAGCTGTCGGAGGAGCTGCGATTGCCACTGTCTTACTGACGGCTCTTTTAGTGAATATCTTTGAGCGCAAAACGGAAGCGAAAAATGTCTTCTATCGCGTTGTTGAAATCACTGATGACATGGATGATCCAGCGATCTGGGGAAAGAACTTTCCTCATCAATATGATTCCTACCTTCGCACGGCCGATATGCGAAGAACCAAGTACGGTGGTTCTGAGGCATTTCCTCACGTGCCTACAGAACTAGATCCGCGCGATACCGTATCCCAACAAAAGCTGGATGAAGATCCGCGATTAAAAATCATGTGGGCGGGCTATGCATTCTCAAAAGACTTCCGCGAAGAACGCGGACACGCTTACATGCTTTCGGATCAAATTTTTACGGAAAGACAGAATGTTACGAAGCAACCAGGCACGTGCTTGAACTGTCATGCTTCGACTTATGTGCTTTATAAAAAATTAGGTGATGGCGATATCACGAAGGGTTTTGAAGAGATGAATAAGATTCCTTATAAAGAGATCGTTCATTCTGTCAATCACCCCGTCTCTTGCATCGACTGTCATGACCCTTCAACAATGTCACTGCGTGTGACTCGTCCCGCCTTCATCGAAGGTATTCGCGCGTTTAAAGCCACTCAAGGTATCAAAGAATACGACGTGAATAAAATGGCCACTCGTCAGGAAATGCGCACTTTCGTGTGCGGCCAGTGTCACGTTGAGTACTATTTTAAAGGGGCAGATAAACGCCTGACTTATCCTTGGGCGGACGGCCTTAAAGCCGATCAGATTTTGGAGTACTATAAAAAAGACGGCCACAAAGATTGGGTGCATGCGGAAACTGGCGCTTCTGTTTTAAAAGCCCAACATCCTGAGTTTGAAATGTTCAATCAAGGCACTCATGCTCGTGCCGGTGTCGCCTGCGTAGATTGCCACATGCCTTATGAGCGCGTGGGTGCGATGAAGATCACAAACCATCATGTGCAAAGTCCTCTTTTGAATATTAATAAAGCCTGCCAGACTTGCCATAATGTTCCTGAGGGCGAGTTGAAGGCGCGTGCTGAAACTATTCAAGATCGTCATATGGAGCTTCGTAATATCGCGTTTGATGCATTGGTCGACTACATCAAGGATCTTAAAGAATTTAAAGATATTGATTTAACTAAGACTCCGAATAAGAAATTGGCTGACGCTCGAGATTTACAAAAGCAAGCTCAGTTCTTGTTTGACTTCGTGGAGGCCGAAAACTCTTCGGGCTTCCATGCTCCGCAGGAATCCGCTCGCGTCTTGGGTCTTTCAATTGAAAAAGTACGCGAGGGTCAGAAGCTTGTCGCCGAACTTAGAAGAGAATTGAAAACCGCGAAGTAA
- the nrfH gene encoding cytochrome c nitrite reductase small subunit yields the protein MSKLNVVFLILFGVVLGLGCYSFIYAKGYSYMSDDPKACVNCHIMNENMDSWIKGTHHHVAKCNDCHLPHNIVGKYAVKALNGFNHSAAFTLQNFPDPIRIREHSLKVVKSSCLSCHQPMVQAMNHGGKNINEETNCLHCHRNVGHVK from the coding sequence ATGAGTAAACTGAACGTCGTATTTTTGATTCTTTTTGGAGTCGTCCTAGGACTGGGATGCTACTCGTTCATTTACGCCAAGGGTTATTCTTATATGTCGGATGATCCCAAGGCCTGCGTGAATTGCCATATTATGAACGAAAATATGGACTCATGGATTAAAGGCACACATCACCACGTCGCAAAATGCAATGACTGCCACCTTCCGCACAACATCGTCGGCAAATACGCGGTGAAAGCTTTGAACGGCTTCAACCATTCGGCGGCATTTACTTTGCAAAACTTCCCCGATCCCATTCGTATTCGTGAGCACAGCCTGAAAGTCGTTAAAAGCTCATGCTTAAGCTGTCATCAGCCCATGGTTCAAGCGATGAATCATGGAGGAAAAAATATCAATGAAGAGACCAATTGCCTGCATTGTCACCGCAACGTTGGACACGTGAAATAG
- the cysK gene encoding cysteine synthase A: protein MKIYSDITKTIGQTPLIEMQRIGKGLPGRLLLKLEFFNPLGSVKDRIGLAMIEDAERTGKLKPGMEILEPTSGNTGIALAFVAAAKGYSITLVMPETMSQERRTLLLLLGAKIILTPGPLGMKGAIAKSMELAEKNPNAWTPRQFDNPANPEIHKQTTANEIWNDTDGGVDIVVSGVGTSGTITGVGQVLKSKKPSVKMIAVEPVESPVLSGGKPGPHKIQGLGAGFVPSVMDRSIMDGVEQVSSEESMKVAREVIKKEGIPVGISSGAAIAAGLRLAQKEENRGKNIVVIVPSYTERYLSTMLAEQERQEAQSLQVTTVDESYLSRVK from the coding sequence ATGAAAATATACTCAGACATCACAAAGACCATCGGACAAACTCCACTGATTGAAATGCAAAGAATCGGGAAGGGGCTTCCGGGGCGACTTCTTCTTAAACTTGAATTCTTCAATCCCCTGGGGTCTGTGAAAGACCGTATTGGTCTTGCGATGATCGAAGATGCTGAGCGCACGGGAAAGCTTAAGCCGGGGATGGAGATCTTAGAGCCCACTTCCGGGAACACCGGGATCGCCTTGGCCTTTGTTGCCGCAGCGAAAGGATATTCCATCACGCTGGTGATGCCTGAAACAATGTCTCAAGAAAGACGAACACTCTTGTTGTTACTTGGTGCAAAAATCATATTGACTCCGGGCCCCCTCGGCATGAAAGGGGCCATCGCAAAATCGATGGAACTTGCAGAAAAAAATCCCAATGCCTGGACACCTCGACAGTTTGATAACCCGGCAAATCCAGAAATTCATAAGCAAACAACGGCGAATGAAATCTGGAATGACACAGACGGGGGAGTTGATATCGTCGTGAGCGGTGTCGGAACTTCCGGAACCATTACTGGCGTTGGGCAAGTATTAAAATCGAAAAAGCCTTCAGTAAAAATGATTGCCGTAGAGCCTGTTGAAAGCCCTGTGCTTTCCGGAGGTAAGCCAGGTCCTCATAAAATCCAAGGGCTCGGCGCCGGATTTGTTCCCAGCGTGATGGATCGATCGATCATGGATGGCGTGGAACAAGTGTCGTCTGAAGAATCCATGAAAGTTGCAAGAGAAGTAATAAAAAAGGAAGGTATTCCGGTTGGAATTTCTTCAGGAGCAGCTATTGCTGCGGGACTTCGCTTGGCGCAAAAGGAAGAAAATCGCGGAAAGAACATCGTCGTGATTGTTCCTAGCTACACAGAAAGATATCTATCGACAATGCTTGCTGAACAAGAAAGACAAGAAGCGCAGTCGCTTCAAGTTACGACGGTGGATGAAAGCTATTTAAGTCGGGTGAAATAG